The Phoenix dactylifera cultivar Barhee BC4 unplaced genomic scaffold, palm_55x_up_171113_PBpolish2nd_filt_p 001069F, whole genome shotgun sequence genome segment TCGTCAGCCAACTGGGCGCTTCACCAATGGACGAACAATTGCAGACATACTAGGCAAAGCTGCTAATTCAATTAACTATTTCGGATGTTTTTCCCTTATTGTTTTCATGTTCTATGATGGAATCGTTACATACTACATGTCTTTTTGAACCTTTTAGGTCAAGAATTGGGATTGGAGAATTTCACTCCTCCTTATATGGCTCCAACTACTGTTGGACCCGCGGTACTGCAAGGCGTCAATTATGCATCTGGAGCAGGAGGAATCCTTAGTCATACAGGAAATGCTTTTGTAAGTGGACTCTTctgttttccttttgttttgtaAGAAGTGAATATCATAGCCAAGATTGTTTATTGTCAAAAAAGTAGCATGGTAATAttgatatttttgaaaattacaCAACCGAGGAACTTCGAACGATAGACACAGGCAAGGTATGCTGTACCGGCCTGAACCGGACAGTATAAAACATATCGTACCGTACTGGTTTAGTACCGGTACCTGGTACGGATGGTATaccaacactcggtacgccaaaaaaatttcgtactATACCGACACTATACGGGtctggtaccggtacggcgaaccttggacaCATGATTCTGGTGTTATGTTAGTTAAAGGATTGATTTATTATAATTACTTTTGTGTGAAATTTATCACACATGCCTTTTCCTACGGATTGATCGTGTAGTTATGATGCTCAGAAACTCTATATGCTGCTGTCAAGTGTCAAATGGGCAAATGCTTGTCGATTCATAATTTTTGACTGAATATATTTATACTGCCTATATTGGAGAATAACAACTAGagaaaatttgctgagccaatcccCAGTACAGAAGATAAGGCTTAGAGGTCACAGATATGGTCACTACTTTATACTCTATGAAAagatttacattttttttcaaaatggtTTTTCACTGTATTAGATGAATTTTGATTCCATGACAAATGCTATGAGCCGCCAGTCAGTTACAAAACAGTTCCTCTTGTCACCGTGGCGTTCACTTGGTTTGTTGTGATTTGACAAACCCCTGTTAATCAAAGCAGTTTCTGTGAATTGCACCAATACCATCATACTATCAGAATGAGGATTTTTTTTAATGGCTGGCATCCCATAGCATGACTGTTTCAAGAATAACAATGTCTAGTTCTATTTTAGCATATAATTAATACCATGGATAACCTTTCTTTTTTGGTAGAAGATAGCCCGACTTTGGAACATTGCTATTTGTATCATCTTTGTTCAGGCTATCAGGATCCTGTGGTTGGCACACCTCTCCTCAGTGCATGGACTGGGAGAGGTTCAAGCTTCAAACATGCAAGATGACATTCCCAAAATATTtctcaaaacaaaaagaaagaaagaaaagaagaaaaaaaaaagagaaaaggctAAACATGCGCTTTTTCCCATATGCCCTATGTTgcatattttcaaattttttattatGTGAAGTCCGTAATGCATTCCTTTCAGCGCTTTTCACCTCAATACATTATGCACAAGTTTCATCTTTTGATTAAAAAAGTGATTTCTTAATGTTTTGTAGGGTGGACGTATTCATTTAGATGCACAGATAGATAACTTTGCACATACCAGGGAATACGTAATCTCAAGCCTTGGAATGCCTGCAGCTTTGAGTCTGTTAAGGAGCGCTCTCTTCTCAGTCGTGATTGGTTCTAATGATTTGATCAACAATTACTTGACTCCTGTTGTATCAGTGCCTGAAAGAGCAGTAGTATCTCCAGAAGAATTTGTAGAGGCCATGATCTCAAAATACAGGATGCAATTAATGGTAATCACTTGTTGCTTAGTTTATTTCTTGTGCATTTCTTTGCAACAAATATATGCCTATGTTTATTGATAAGCAATAAACATAGGCATATATTTGTTGACATGTCTATGTTAACCTCTTTCCAAATCTACAGAAGTATGACATGTCTATGTTAACCTCTTTCCAAATCTAGGGGAATTTGTAAGGGTTTTTCTCATCATGAGCTTAATTTGTGACGAATAAACTAGGTCCCCTTAGGcaccaacttcttcttgggttaaCAGAAAGCTCCTTACTGGTCTAAATTTACCTAAATGAGAAACCTGGCACCAGGTTTTAAAATGATTTATGCCTGGTTTatagcttgtcaggaaaatctgCTTCATTATTTTATGGATCCTTCTTAACTTAAGACTGATGATCTATAGCTGACCTGATCATTGGCAGGAAAAGTTTCTCAAATGGTTATAAATTTGTTGTTTATTgtcaatgatgatgatgatgatgatgatgatgatgatgatggcaaCGTCATCTaactcttgatttttttttctgtacCATGTCCTGTAGAGACTATATCTCTTGGGTGCTAGGAAAATCATTGTGGCAAATGTTGGACCCATAGGCTGTATTCCATATGAAAGGGACACGAATCCATCAGCTGGCAGCAACTGTGTGGAGTTTCCAAATCAAATGGCTCAATCCTACAACAAGAGGCTGAAAGATCTAGTATTGGAGCTGAGATCAAACCTTGAAGGAGCACTTATAGTGTATGCCGATGTCTACCGAATTGTGGCAGACATCATCCAAAATCATAAGAATTATGGTATTATATCACAAAGTAATTGTTGTAGCAGTGTTTTTAAACTGTTTGTCTATATTGGCTTAAATTTGATTTCGTCCCTGCAGGCTTTGAGGTGGCTGATTTTGCATGCTGCTTCCTCACAGGGCGATTTGGAGGCTTGGTTCCATGCGGTCCAACTTCTAAAGTTTGTCCTGATCGATCAAAGTATGTCTTTTGGGATCCTTACCATCCTACTGACGCTG includes the following:
- the LOC120107899 gene encoding GDSL esterase/lipase At4g16230-like isoform X1 — protein: MGYLSDHHYILGLFSIILGCFVLRTCSMNAAPASFVFGDSLVDVGNNNYIVTLSKANYMPNGMDFPTRQPTGRFTNGRTIADILGQELGLENFTPPYMAPTTVGPAVLQGVNYASGAGGILSHTGNAFGGRIHLDAQIDNFAHTREYVISSLGMPAALSLLRSALFSVVIGSNDLINNYLTPVVSVPERAVVSPEEFVEAMISKYRMQLMRLYLLGARKIIVANVGPIGCIPYERDTNPSAGSNCVEFPNQMAQSYNKRLKDLVLELRSNLEGALIVYADVYRIVADIIQNHKNYGFEVADFACCFLTGRFGGLVPCGPTSKVCPDRSKYVFWDPYHPTDAANIVIARRLLDGDLNDIFPMNVRQLVGA
- the LOC120107899 gene encoding GDSL esterase/lipase At4g16230-like isoform X2, which produces MPNGMDFPTRQPTGRFTNGRTIADILGQELGLENFTPPYMAPTTVGPAVLQGVNYASGAGGILSHTGNAFGGRIHLDAQIDNFAHTREYVISSLGMPAALSLLRSALFSVVIGSNDLINNYLTPVVSVPERAVVSPEEFVEAMISKYRMQLMRLYLLGARKIIVANVGPIGCIPYERDTNPSAGSNCVEFPNQMAQSYNKRLKDLVLELRSNLEGALIVYADVYRIVADIIQNHKNYGFEVADFACCFLTGRFGGLVPCGPTSKVCPDRSKYVFWDPYHPTDAANIVIARRLLDGDLNDIFPMNVRQLVGA